The window AGCCACGTGATCGAGCTCGGAGGCGTCGAGGCCGGCCTCCTCGAGGCAATAGTCGATCGCGTGCTGGGGGAAACGGAAATCGTGCTTCTTGCGGGTGAAGCGCTCTTCCTGCGCCGCCGCGACGATCTCGCCGTCGACGACCAGGGCCGCCGCACTGTCGTGGTAGAAGGCCGAAAGGCCTAGAATGGATGTCATTGAATAGGTGCTAGAAAGGGTGTGCGAGTCGGTTTGAAATCAAGAATAGGCTACTGGACTCGGGTTGCGCGGGTACTCCCGGCATTCTACAGCCTCAAGCGTTCGATCTCGAAACGAACAGCCCCCACCATATCGAGGCTCGACGTCGATCTCCTGACCACCGGGACCACAACTCTCAGCAAGGGTAAGTATCTCAAACTCTCGGGCTATTTGAGACGTGATCTGGGCCGGGCCGTTGCCCTCGGACTGCACAGGGGGCCGGCCCGGCGAGTGGTCGATCTCGGTTGCGGAGTCGGCTACTTCCTGGCCGTGTGCCGCCATTTCGGCCATCGAGCGCTGGGCCTGGATGCGCCTCCCGAAGAGACCGACGCCTGGGACGTTCAGGTCATGCGGCGCTTCTACCGAGAGATGGTCGAGGCGCTCGAAGTCGATAGGGTTTCCTGGAAGATCGCGCCACGGGTCGAGCTGCCGGAGCTCCCCGGCGGGCCGTTCGATGTGGTCACCGCGAATCAGGCGTCCTTCCATCACTATGATCTTCCCGAACCCTGGGGAGCGGGCGAGTGGCGCTTCTTCATCGAGGATCTCTGGCGTCAGACCGCTCCGGGCGGGCGCCTCGTGATGTTTCTCAACGCTCCCGAGGGCGAGGACCAGGTGCTTACGGAGGAGGTCCGGCGTTGTCTCGAGGGTCTCGGAGCCGCCATCGACGGACGCTGGGTCCGGATCAGCCGACCGGCCTAGATGTGGTTCTTTCACTGAACCAGCCCGCGGTTCGTTTGAGGCCGTCCCGCAGCTCGAGTGGCTCCGCCCATCCCAGTTCGCTTCGGATCTTCTCGGCGCTGATCGACGAGCGGCGTTGCTCGCCGGGTAAACCCGGACCGTGTCGGGCTTCGATCCGAAGCCGCAAGGTCTCGGCCAGTAGACGGAAGAGCTCCACGACGGAGGTCTCGACGCCGGTGCCGACGTTGTAGGTGCGAAAGCCGGATCCGCCCAGGGCGGCGAGGTTGGCTTCTACTACGTTCGACACGTGGACGTAGTCCCTGGTCTGGAGGCCGTCACCGTGAATCGTGCACTTTTCATCGGCGAGTAACCTCTCCAGGAAGATCGCGATCACGCCCGCCTCTCCATGGGGGTTCTGTCGCTCGCCGTAGACGTTCGCATAGCGCATGCAAGCGACATTCAGGCCTTTTTCGATATGGAAGTAATAGAGATAGCGCTCGCTGGCGAGCTTGGCCACTCCGTAGGGTGACACCGGCCGGCACGGATGGTCCTCACCGGCGGGAAAGGTCTCTTGCTCACCGTAGATCGCGCCGCCCGTCGAGGCGAACAGGAACTGCTCGACACCGGCGGCCACGGCGGCCTCGAGAAGGTTGAGCGTTCCGAGGATGTTGACCTCGGCGTCGAACCGTGGCTCGCGGGTCGAGCGGCGCACGTCCATCTGAGCGGCCTGGTGGAAGATTGCCCTGGGAGCAACGTCTCGGACAAGATCGGCCGCCTCCGGGGATCTTATGTCGCAGCGGTGAAACTCGGCGGCTTCGGGCAGATTGTCGGTCGTGCCGGTCGATAGATCGTCGAGGATGACAACGCGGTGACCGCGAGCGAGCAGCCCATCGGCGATGTGGGAACCGATGAAACCGGCGCCCCCGGTGACGACATAGGTCTCGGTTGACATCAGTGGGTTCTCTGTTTCCTTCAATTAATTGCCCGGCTTTCGGCCTCGATCTCGACCTCGACGCGACTCGGCGCGGCGTGACGCGACAATGCCGCCTCGGGCAGCAACTCCGTCAGGAGAATCCGAATGGCGTCGTCGTCCGCGCGCCGGACGAGCTCTCGGAAGGACTCGAGAATTTGCTCCAGCGGAGCATGAGGATAGGCCTCTAGCTTGCCGATAAAGACCTTGGGGTGGCTGGTCCGATCGATGGCCTCTCCGGAGAGCTCGAGCTCCTCGTTGAGCTTTTCTCCCGGCCGAAGTCCGGTGAAGACGATCGGAATCTCGGTATCGGGCTTGAAACCGCTGAGTGCGATCATGTCCCTAGCGAGGTCCAGGATGCGCACGGATTCGCCCATGTCGAGGATCAGGATGGCACCGCCGTCGCCGATGGCTCCGGCCTCCAGCACCAGCTGAGCGGCTTCGGCCGGGGTCATGAAATAGCGCCTGGCGTCGGGATGGGTGACGGTAACCGGTCCTCCGCGTTCGATCTGCCGTCGGAAGACGGGCACCACCGAGCCCGCCGAGCCGAGGACATTGCCGAATCGTACGGCCAGAAACCTCGTGTTTGGATACTCGCGGTCCAGATCCTGGACGATGAGCTCGGCGAGGCGCTTGCTGGCGCCCATGATCGAGGACGGTTTGACCGCTTTGTCGGTCGAGATGAGGACGAAGACCTCCACGCCCGATCGAGCGGCTGCCTCGGCAAGAACTTGAGTAGAAAAGACGTTGTTCTTGATCGCCTCGGACGCCTGGAACTCCATAAGTGGAACGTGTTTGTGGGCCGCCGCGTGGAATACGGCGTGCGGCCGGGTCCGGTCCATGATGGCTCGGATCCGGTCGGCATCGCCGGTATCGGCCACGAAGGCGTGAACCTCGAGCTGCGGCCAGAGCTCGCGCACTTCTCGATCGATCTCGAACAGCGCGCCCTCCGCGCGCTCCACCAGGATCAGGCGCTGGGGGTCGAATCGCGCGATCTGCAACGCCAGCTCGCTACCGATCGAGCCGCCGGAGCCGGTAAGAAGAACGGACTTTCCGGTCAGGAGGGCTCCGATTCTCGCCTCGTCCAAGCGGACGGGGTCTCGGCCCAGGAGATCCTCGATCTGCACTTCCCGAAACCGGGCGATCGAGACCCGACCGTCCAGGATCTCGTAGTAGCTCGGAATGATTCGAACCGGGATGCCCGTGCGGTCGCAGCTCTCGACGATCCGGCGTATGGTCGCCGCCGCGACGTCGGCCATGGTGATGACGACCTGCTCGACGTTGTACTCTTCGACCAAGCGCGCGATGTCGTGGGTGGTTCCCAGGACCTTGAGTCCGCCGATGAGGGAACCCTGTTTTTCCGCGGCGTCGTCGGCGAAACCGATCAGCTCGAGCTCGGCATCTCCGCGCCCGCGAATCTCGCGCACCGCCATCAGGCCGGCTCGGCCGGCTCCGACCAGGAGAACCGGCTTGCGGCGGCGCCCTTCGGATTCGGTCTCCCGCCGGATCCGCTCCGTCTGCTCGAATAGAGCTCGGCGCAGCACGCGGAGGGCGAGAAGACCGCCATAGGCGAGCACCACGTCGGTCAAGATGATCGATCGCGGAACTCGGAGCAGATCGAGCGAATCGGGCAGCCCGAGCCGCAGCAGTAGAAGCGGCAACGAGGAATAGAAGGCAGCGCGCAGAAACGTCTTGACCTCGCTCATGCCGACGTAGCGCCAGACAAAGCTGTAGATGCCGAGCGCGATCATCGCGCCGAACTGGACGAGAACCACGAGCGGGAGCTGGATGAGCGCCGGGCGCACGTACTCCTGAGGTACTTCGAAGTCGAATCTCAGCAGGTAGGCGAGCGCGAAGGAGACCGCCAGGACGGTGAGATCGAGAGCGTACTGGACTTCGCGCCGCAGATAACGACCGGTGCGGGTCGGAGTCGTTTCGGCTCTCATGGGCGTGATTCTAGAAGAATGCTCCGGGGCAACCCTATGTAGGACGCGACAGCCGCGGTCGTCCGAAGAAAGGGCGGATCTTGCGCTTGAGGTAGCGGCCGAGCTCGCCGCGTCGGTAGGCTTCGCTCAAACGGTTGCGCAGGTAGGCGCCGCTCAGCGACTCCGCGTAGTCGGGATTCATCGATCCAGCCAGCAGGTGGCCCAAGAGGCGCGCGGAGGTGGGCTGAGTTTCCGTATCCGGCAGATGCCCGGCTCGGAGCGCTTCGCAGAGCTGCCGAGTGGCCTCCAGGCTTGCCGGCGAAACTGCGTGGCCGATAGCCGGCTGCCAGACGGAGACGAGGTCGCTCCACTCGACCTT is drawn from bacterium and contains these coding sequences:
- a CDS encoding NAD-dependent epimerase/dehydratase family protein is translated as MSTETYVVTGGAGFIGSHIADGLLARGHRVVILDDLSTGTTDNLPEAAEFHRCDIRSPEAADLVRDVAPRAIFHQAAQMDVRRSTREPRFDAEVNILGTLNLLEAAVAAGVEQFLFASTGGAIYGEQETFPAGEDHPCRPVSPYGVAKLASERYLYYFHIEKGLNVACMRYANVYGERQNPHGEAGVIAIFLERLLADEKCTIHGDGLQTRDYVHVSNVVEANLAALGGSGFRTYNVGTGVETSVVELFRLLAETLRLRIEARHGPGLPGEQRRSSISAEKIRSELGWAEPLELRDGLKRTAGWFSERTTSRPVG
- a CDS encoding polysaccharide biosynthesis protein; translated protein: MRAETTPTRTGRYLRREVQYALDLTVLAVSFALAYLLRFDFEVPQEYVRPALIQLPLVVLVQFGAMIALGIYSFVWRYVGMSEVKTFLRAAFYSSLPLLLLRLGLPDSLDLLRVPRSIILTDVVLAYGGLLALRVLRRALFEQTERIRRETESEGRRRKPVLLVGAGRAGLMAVREIRGRGDAELELIGFADDAAEKQGSLIGGLKVLGTTHDIARLVEEYNVEQVVITMADVAAATIRRIVESCDRTGIPVRIIPSYYEILDGRVSIARFREVQIEDLLGRDPVRLDEARIGALLTGKSVLLTGSGGSIGSELALQIARFDPQRLILVERAEGALFEIDREVRELWPQLEVHAFVADTGDADRIRAIMDRTRPHAVFHAAAHKHVPLMEFQASEAIKNNVFSTQVLAEAAARSGVEVFVLISTDKAVKPSSIMGASKRLAELIVQDLDREYPNTRFLAVRFGNVLGSAGSVVPVFRRQIERGGPVTVTHPDARRYFMTPAEAAQLVLEAGAIGDGGAILILDMGESVRILDLARDMIALSGFKPDTEIPIVFTGLRPGEKLNEELELSGEAIDRTSHPKVFIGKLEAYPHAPLEQILESFRELVRRADDDAIRILLTELLPEAALSRHAAPSRVEVEIEAESRAIN
- a CDS encoding class I SAM-dependent methyltransferase is translated as MKSRIGYWTRVARVLPAFYSLKRSISKRTAPTISRLDVDLLTTGTTTLSKGKYLKLSGYLRRDLGRAVALGLHRGPARRVVDLGCGVGYFLAVCRHFGHRALGLDAPPEETDAWDVQVMRRFYREMVEALEVDRVSWKIAPRVELPELPGGPFDVVTANQASFHHYDLPEPWGAGEWRFFIEDLWRQTAPGGRLVMFLNAPEGEDQVLTEEVRRCLEGLGAAIDGRWVRISRPA